The genomic window CCTTGTCCTCCCTGAATGCTTTTTACCCCTTGCTGTGCTTTGTTATTAGTTTAGTGCAGACTTTATGCTTCTCCTCAGTACTTTGGGGCCTTTGTTTGCATCAAGAGCTTTTTATTTGATCGTTGTGCCTGGGGGTGCATTgactaaaagaaaaaggtggTTTCCTCTCCAGGAAACACCCAGTAGTACCTAGAAATGGCTTCTCTGTAACAGCCCtagaaagaagataaaatcaGAGCAGTGAGAGATAACATCAGCTAAACAAAAGGGTGCTGGAATTAACAATAAGGAAAACAAGCACAGGTGAGTTCTGGAGGTATGAAAGTTCCTGTTGGGCTGGTTGCTGCTCAGTGAGCTGTGGAGAAGAAACACACCCAGGAGAAAGCCTGGCTGCCCTGGGGACTCTGGAGTCAACTCTGCCGCTGCTACCATCCACCTGGCAGACAGCAGGTACCCCTGTGCATGGTAAAGAGGTCTGGCTGAGCACAGCACAAAGGAAGGGACCTCCCCAAGGCTGTCTGCATGTGGAAAcctcctccagcacagaaaATGGGCCAGAAGGTCTCCCAGGAGGACAACCAAGAGGACAAGGCTGACACCCTCCTTATCTGTGAAGTTTTCAGCCAGGGTGTGCTCCATGCATCCCAGAGGCTGAAGGACTACCTGGGGTTTGTGGATCCTCAGAGCAAATTCCAGCCAGCCACAAACACGCTGAGCGAGATATTTTTGGTCAACTTCATCAGCTTCTGCGTGGAGAGGGGAGCGGAGGAACGCATCGCCACCAGCAAAATGACCAGGCAGCAGTCCTGCCTCTTCGGGGTGGACTGGATCTGGACCCTGTCTGGGGCTGACAGGCAGATCAAGCTGCAGATTGCTGTGCAGGCTTTGCAGCTGGCTGAGCTTTTCCATGGAGAAGGTGGCCCCAcggaggtggaggaggaggaggattgCTGCCGgaaagctgtgctggcagccgAGTGCTTCCAGAACAGGAGCAGGTTTGGGAAGCTGGCCCAGTTCTGCCACCTGGTGGGACGGGACTGCCTGGGCttggtggtggtgtttggtgTGCCAGGGAAGCCCAAGGACATCCGAGGGGTCCTGCTGGACAGCATGGCCCAGGAGGAGCGGCAATGCTGCCTGTTGGATAGGACCGCGCTGCGGCGCTTCATCACCAGCACGGAGCGCTCCCTGCCCACAAAGGACATGCTGGCACACTGCCTGGGCACCAAAAAACAGCCTCAGGGACGTGGGCAATGTGTACATAAACTTCGTGTGACCAGCTGGGCAAGAGCAGGGACAgtggggctcagctctgcctccttctctcttctccctcctccctctccctccccctcctcccttcttcctctcccctctccctttcaccccctctcccttcccccctccctctccccactcccccctccctctccccactcccctctccctctccccactcccctctccctctccccactcccctctccctctccccactcccctctcccctctctctcccccctccctctcccctctcccctctctctcccccctccctctcccctctcccctctctctcccccctccctctcccctctcccctctctctcccccctccctctcccctctcccctctctctcccccctccctctcccctctcccctctccctctccccactcccctctcccctctcccctctctctcccccctccctctcccctctccctttcaccccctctcccttc from Pithys albifrons albifrons isolate INPA30051 chromosome 3, PitAlb_v1, whole genome shotgun sequence includes these protein-coding regions:
- the REP15 gene encoding LOW QUALITY PROTEIN: rab15 effector protein (The sequence of the model RefSeq protein was modified relative to this genomic sequence to represent the inferred CDS: deleted 1 base in 1 codon) — its product is MWKPPPAQKMGQKVSQEDNQEDKADTLLICEVFSQGVLHASQRLKDYLGFVDPQSKFQPATNTLSEIFLVNFISFCVERGAEERIATSKMTRQQSCLFGVDWIWTLSGADRQIKLQIAVQALQLAELFHGEGGPTEVEEEEDCCRKAVLAAECFQNRSRFGKLAQFCHLVGRDCLGLVVVFGVPGKPKDIRGVLLDSMAQEERQCCLLDRTALRRFITSTERSLPTKDMLAHCLAPKNSLRDVGNVYINFV